In Psychrobacter sp. JCM 18902, a single window of DNA contains:
- a CDS encoding FAD-binding oxidoreductase codes for MSTAKISIAKKDHSEAIAALQTRFGKQLTTNITVREQHGHTMTWLANQPPDAVLTVQDKHEVAAAVEICNQYQMPVIAFGIGSSLEGQLNAPYGGLCIDMHAMDAILQVHNEDLTVTVQPGVTREQLNHYLRDTGLFFPIDPGANASIGGMVATRASGTNAVRYGTMKDVVLALEIVTASGEIVRTGTRAKKSAAGYDLTRLMIGSEGTLGIVTEVTLKLFGISECIGSGICHFPTIEDACQAVMLTIQMCLPIARIELLDAMQIKACNQYANLDLDETPTLFVEFHGTDASVAEQAQMFTDIIEEFGGRDFAWDTNEAERKRLWQARHNAYHASSALRPEASALSTDACVPISRLAECVSATAKDIEASGMIGPIVGHVGDGNFHVLLLVDTENPEEIATADGIISRLATRAIEMDGTCTGEHGIGQGKQKYMQQEHGNALVLMQAIKSALDPKNILNPGKIWPEPLPIV; via the coding sequence ATGTCTACCGCTAAAATATCAATTGCTAAAAAAGACCACAGCGAGGCTATTGCTGCCTTACAAACTCGTTTCGGTAAACAACTTACTACCAATATAACGGTACGTGAGCAGCATGGGCATACGATGACGTGGCTTGCCAATCAGCCACCCGATGCCGTCTTGACAGTACAAGATAAGCACGAGGTAGCAGCTGCGGTGGAGATTTGCAATCAGTATCAAATGCCAGTGATTGCATTTGGTATTGGCTCATCCTTAGAAGGTCAATTAAATGCGCCATATGGCGGATTATGCATCGATATGCATGCGATGGATGCAATATTGCAGGTACATAATGAAGATCTGACAGTGACCGTACAACCAGGTGTCACACGTGAGCAGCTCAATCACTATTTACGTGATACAGGACTGTTTTTTCCAATAGATCCGGGTGCCAATGCCAGTATCGGCGGTATGGTCGCCACTCGCGCTTCAGGCACCAATGCGGTACGCTATGGCACGATGAAAGATGTGGTACTGGCGCTTGAGATAGTCACCGCGAGTGGAGAGATTGTCCGCACTGGTACCCGTGCCAAAAAATCTGCCGCGGGTTATGACTTGACGAGATTAATGATCGGCTCAGAAGGGACACTTGGTATTGTTACTGAGGTGACGCTTAAACTATTCGGCATCAGCGAGTGTATTGGTAGCGGTATTTGCCATTTCCCAACGATTGAAGATGCCTGTCAGGCAGTAATGCTGACCATTCAAATGTGCTTGCCGATTGCGCGCATTGAGCTACTTGATGCCATGCAAATTAAAGCCTGTAATCAATATGCCAATCTTGATCTGGATGAGACGCCTACCCTATTTGTAGAGTTTCATGGCACAGATGCCAGCGTCGCTGAACAAGCTCAAATGTTTACGGATATTATCGAAGAATTCGGCGGTCGTGACTTTGCTTGGGATACCAATGAAGCCGAGCGCAAACGTCTGTGGCAAGCACGGCATAACGCTTATCATGCCAGCTCTGCTCTACGTCCTGAAGCCAGCGCCTTATCGACGGATGCTTGTGTGCCTATTTCACGATTAGCAGAATGCGTCAGTGCAACAGCAAAAGATATCGAAGCATCGGGTATGATTGGGCCTATCGTCGGTCACGTTGGCGATGGTAATTTTCATGTTTTGTTATTAGTCGATACTGAAAATCCTGAAGAAATCGCTACCGCTGACGGCATTATCAGCCGCTTAGCTACCCGCGCTATTGAAATGGATGGTACTTGTACAGGTGAGCATGGTATCGGGCAAGGCAAACAAAAATATATGCAGCAAGAACACGGTAACGCCTTAGTGCTGATGCAAGCGATTAAATCAGCCCTTGACCCTAAAAATATCTTAAATCCGGGTAAAATATGGCCTGAGCCTTTACCCATTGTTTAA
- the ruvB gene encoding Holliday junction branch migration DNA helicase RuvB has translation MQDRLINPFEGAGDAPDSNIRPALLAEYIGQPVVREQMEVFIGAARGRGEALDHTLIFGPPGLGKTTLANIIAREMGGNLRSTSGPVLERPGDLAAMLTNLEEGDVLFIDEIHRLSSVIEEILYPAMEDFQLDIMIGEGPAARSIKLDLPPFTLVAATTRAGLLTSPLRDRFGIVQRLEFYNIADLTTIVSRAARLMRVPMSEDGAVEIARRARGTPRIANRLLRRVRDYAEVRGDGSINGAIAGSALDMLAVDRRGLDHLDRRYIEILHERFDGGPAGVEAVAAAMAEDRGTLEDVIEPYLIQQGYVLRTARGRVLTQMAIDQML, from the coding sequence ATGCAAGATCGTTTGATTAATCCATTTGAAGGGGCAGGCGATGCGCCTGATTCTAATATTCGACCGGCATTATTGGCTGAATATATTGGTCAGCCAGTGGTACGTGAGCAGATGGAAGTATTTATTGGCGCAGCGCGTGGTCGGGGTGAGGCATTAGATCATACTTTGATTTTTGGTCCGCCCGGTCTTGGAAAAACGACGCTTGCCAATATTATTGCTCGTGAAATGGGTGGTAACTTGCGTTCTACCTCAGGACCTGTGCTTGAGCGCCCCGGTGATTTGGCAGCCATGCTGACCAATCTAGAAGAGGGTGATGTGCTATTTATCGACGAAATTCATCGATTGAGTTCCGTTATTGAAGAAATACTTTATCCCGCCATGGAAGACTTTCAGCTGGATATTATGATTGGTGAAGGGCCTGCGGCACGCTCTATCAAGCTGGATTTACCGCCGTTTACCTTAGTCGCGGCAACCACGCGAGCAGGATTATTGACCTCACCACTGCGTGATCGTTTCGGCATTGTGCAGCGGCTCGAATTTTATAATATTGCTGACCTGACCACGATTGTGAGTCGTGCCGCACGTTTGATGCGTGTACCGATGAGTGAAGATGGCGCGGTGGAGATTGCTCGCCGTGCGCGTGGTACGCCAAGGATTGCCAATCGTTTATTACGCCGTGTACGTGATTATGCTGAAGTGAGAGGCGACGGTAGTATCAATGGCGCGATTGCGGGCAGTGCGCTCGATATGCTGGCCGTTGATAGACGTGGTCTTGATCATTTGGACAGACGTTATATTGAGATATTGCACGAACGTTTTGATGGTGGTCCAGCTGGCGTTGAAGCGGTAGCAGCAGCAATGGCTGAAGATCGTGGTACGCTTGAGGATGTGATTGAGCCATACCTTATTCAGCAAGGCTACGTATTACGTACTGCACGTGGACGCGTACTGACCCAGATGGCGATTGACCAGATGTTATGA
- the ruvA gene encoding Holliday junction branch migration protein RuvA, whose translation MIGLISGQVQYLMAPTACVMTTSGVGYDIELPLPSFCQLRLNEQASIWTHFHVREDAQLLYGFIDRKERDVFRQLIKINGVGAKMALAMLSAMSAAELKMHVEQESETALTRIPGIGKKTAQRLLIELKDKLKNIEVDSSHLEFAMQPAEVSHEGSIIAEVEGALISLGYKEREAQQAIKAAKSNGNTFADTQGLLKATLQQLSGF comes from the coding sequence ATGATTGGATTGATTAGTGGTCAAGTGCAGTATTTGATGGCACCGACTGCCTGTGTCATGACTACCTCTGGTGTCGGCTACGATATAGAGCTGCCGCTGCCATCATTTTGCCAGTTGCGTCTCAATGAGCAGGCGAGTATTTGGACGCATTTTCATGTACGTGAAGATGCGCAGCTGCTTTATGGTTTTATCGATCGCAAAGAGCGTGACGTCTTTCGGCAATTGATCAAGATCAATGGCGTTGGCGCAAAAATGGCGTTAGCAATGCTATCTGCGATGTCAGCTGCTGAGTTAAAGATGCATGTCGAGCAAGAGTCAGAGACGGCATTAACCCGTATTCCCGGTATCGGTAAAAAAACAGCGCAGCGCTTATTGATTGAGCTAAAAGATAAGCTGAAAAATATCGAAGTCGATAGCAGTCATTTAGAGTTTGCCATGCAACCTGCTGAGGTATCTCACGAGGGCAGCATCATCGCTGAGGTAGAAGGCGCGTTGATTAGCTTGGGCTATAAAGAAAGAGAGGCACAGCAAGCGATTAAAGCCGCTAAGAGTAATGGTAATACCTTTGCCGATACGCAAGGTTTACTAAAAGCCACATTGCAACAGTTGTCAGGATTTTGA
- the fba gene encoding class II fructose-bisphosphate aldolase (catalyzes the reversible aldol condensation of dihydroxyacetonephosphate and glyceraldehyde 3-phosphate in the Calvin cycle, glycolysis, and/or gluconeogenesis), which translates to MALISLRQLLDHAAENNYGVPAYNVNNLEQMRAIMMAADACDSPVIVQASAGARSYAGSAFLRHLIIAAIEEWPHIPVVMHQDHGMSPAICQRSIQLGFSSVMMDGSLGEDGKTPMDYDYNASVTREVVKMAHACGVSVEGEIGCLGSLETGMAGEEDGSGAEGVLDHEQLLTSADEAEQFVKDTNVDALAIAIGTSHGAYKFTRPPTGDILSIERVKEIHARIPNTHLVMHGSSSVPQEWLKVINENGGNIGETYGVPVEQIVEAIKHGVRKVNIDTDLRLASTGAIRKFLAENPSEFDPRKYFKASMVAMSDICTNRFEAFGSAGQAHKIRPISLEGMVDFYK; encoded by the coding sequence GGTGTCCCTGCTTACAATGTTAATAATTTAGAGCAGATGCGTGCAATCATGATGGCAGCCGACGCCTGTGATTCTCCTGTTATCGTACAGGCTAGTGCTGGTGCACGCAGTTATGCAGGCTCTGCGTTTTTGCGTCATCTGATTATTGCTGCTATCGAAGAGTGGCCACATATTCCAGTCGTTATGCATCAAGATCATGGTATGTCACCAGCGATTTGCCAACGCTCAATTCAGCTTGGCTTCTCATCAGTAATGATGGACGGCTCGCTCGGTGAAGATGGTAAAACGCCAATGGATTATGATTACAATGCCAGCGTGACTCGCGAAGTTGTCAAGATGGCACATGCGTGCGGTGTTTCAGTAGAAGGTGAAATTGGTTGCTTAGGTAGCCTTGAGACTGGTATGGCTGGTGAAGAAGACGGCTCTGGCGCAGAAGGCGTATTAGATCACGAGCAGCTATTGACCAGTGCTGATGAAGCAGAACAGTTCGTTAAAGACACCAACGTCGATGCGTTAGCCATTGCTATCGGTACCAGTCATGGTGCGTATAAATTCACCCGTCCACCGACAGGCGACATCCTATCGATTGAGCGTGTAAAAGAGATTCATGCCCGTATTCCTAACACGCATTTGGTCATGCATGGCTCGTCATCAGTGCCGCAAGAGTGGTTAAAAGTTATCAATGAAAATGGTGGTAACATTGGTGAGACTTATGGTGTACCGGTTGAGCAAATCGTTGAAGCGATTAAGCATGGTGTGCGTAAAGTAAATATCGATACCGATTTACGTTTGGCATCAACGGGCGCTATTCGTAAATTCCTTGCAGAAAACCCTAGCGAATTTGACCCACGTAAATACTTTAAAGCGTCTATGGTTGCGATGTCAGATATCTGTACCAATCGTTTCGAGGCCTTTGGTTCTGCGGGTCAGGCACATAAAATTCGTCCAATCAGCCTTGAAGGTATGGTCGATTTTTATAAATAA